The following nucleotide sequence is from Longimicrobiales bacterium.
AGGGCTGCGGCAGTCCGCACGGACGTCACTCGAAAGTCGGACATCGAGGCTCTGGTCGAACAAACGATGCAGCTTGGTCCTGTCGACATCCTGATCAACAACGCGGGAGTCGAGGAGATCACGCCGCTACTCGAAATTCCCGAAGAGGAGTGGGACCGGACGCTCGACACGAATCTCAAGGGGGTGTTTCTGTGCAGTCAGATCGTGGCACGTGCGATGATCGCTGAAGGGCGAGGCGGGAAGATGGTGAACATCGGCTCCATAGCGGGCATCATGCCACCGAGAAAAGAGTCACACTACGCGGCATCCAAGGGAGCCGTTCATGTACTGACAAGACAAATGGCTCTGGAGCTTGCGCCGCACGAGATCACGGTAAATGCAGTAGCCCCCGGCGTCATAAAGAACGGGCTCAGCACGCATCATTCTCTCGCCGATCCGGAGCAAGCCGAACGGATTGCAAAGGGAATTCCGCTGGGCAGGGTCGGGTCCCCTCTCGACATTTCGCACGCGGTGCTCTTTCTGGTATCTGAAGAGGCCGACTACATCACGGGTGTCGTGCTGCCTGTTGACGGAGGGTTCTTGCTGGGCGGTATGCAGACCGGGTGACGGGGCAGCTCCGCCCCGGGTCGCTCGGAAACGGACCGGAGGATATTCTGTGACACACCATTTCTAAGTACTCAGCCTGCTAGAGGATCATGGATCGAACGAGTGTCGATTGGGCCGGCCCCATGCCGGCTGTCACAACCCCGTTTCAAGCCGACGGCGACATCGATGAGAAGTCGTTTCAGTCGAACGTCGAGCGCCTGCTGGGAAGCGGCGCGACCGGAGTCGTGGTCGGCGGCTGCACAGGTGAGTTCTGGGCGCTGAGCCATGAGGAGCGCAAACATCTGTCCCACCTGGCAAAGGAAGCGGTCGGGAGTACCGGGACCCTCATCGTGGGTACCGGAGCGATAACGCGAGACGAAACCGTGGTGCTTACCCGGGAAGCGGAAGAAGCGGGCTGCGATGGCGTCCTGATCCTGCCGCCCTATTTCGTGCAATTGACCGACGACGAGATCTTTGCGCACTACGCGGCCGTGTCGGACGCGGTCGGGATTCCGATCGTTCTGTACAACATCCCCGGAAATGCCGTCAACGCGCTGTCTCCATCCCTGGCAGGCCGCCTGGCGGAGCTGGAACGCGTGGTGGCCATCAAGGAGAGCTCGGGCGACTGGAACAACTACTACTCGACGTACCTGGAAGTCCACGAGAGACTCCGGGTCTTCTGCGGTCCGTCCTCGATCTACGGCGTACCTGCCGTGGAGATGGGAGCGGACGGCGTCATCGACTGCTTCCCGAACATGTGGGTAGACGCGCTCGACCTCTTCCATGCACCAGCCCGAGGCGACCAGAAGAGGTCCGGCGAGGTCCAGGCGCGCGGTCGCAAGCTCACCGACCTCTGCACGACCGGCGGGCGGACTCTCTACCCCGCGACAAAGGCCGCGATGGACCTGCAGGGACTGCCCGGGGGTGGGCGTCCACGGGCGCCGTTACAGCCGTTGGCTGGCGAGCCGCTCAAGGGCCTGGAGCGAGGCCTGGCCGCCCACGGCCTTCTATGAAATCAGACGACCAAATCACACTACCCAAGCACGTAGGAGTTCAACGATGAGTGCACCCACTCTTCCAAGGGCAGGGCGCGCGCCGCAGCTGGATCCGCGCGAATATGAGACCAGTTTCGGCGAGTTCATCGGCATCGGCCCGAACGGCAACCTGTGGGTCGACGGGTGTGACGTCGCGGAGCTGGTTGAGCGCTTCGGCAGCCCGCTGTTCATCATGTCGGAGAATCAGCTTCGGTACACCTATCGATCGTTCCGCGACGCCTTCCGCGAGCACTATCCCAATTCTGAGATCCTGTTCGCGAACAAGTCCAACAACGGGTTGGCCATCCGCCACATCATGAATCAGGAAGGGGCGGGGGGGGACTGTTTTGGGAACACCGAGATGTATCTCGCTCTCCTGGCCGGAACGGACCCGAAGACGCTCGTCCTCAACGGCTCGAACAAAGAAGACGAAGAGTTGGAGATGGCGATTGCCAACGGGCTGTGCATCAACATCGATGCGATGGACGAGCTCGACCGGATCGACGCGGTCGCTAAACGGCTCGGTAAGGACGTGGACATTGGGATCCGCCTCGCGCTCGATCTCGACCCCCTCGCCGAACGCCAGGGCGTCGCCATGCATGGACCGGGAACGATGAAGGAGCAGAGCGACTCCACGAAATGGGGCATGACCCGCGAACAGACGGTCGAGATTGTGAAGCGCGCGCAATCCATGTCGAACATGAAGCTGGTGGAGATCCACTTCCACCTGAGTCGCATGTCCAACGTTGCGAACGACTTCGCGGTGATGGCCGGCGAGATGATCACCTGGGCCGGGCATATACGTGATGAAACGGGCTGGGTGGCACCCACCATCGACATTGGCGGCGGCTGGACCTTCGGCAAGTGGTACGGAACGGGCCCCAACTCACAGAT
It contains:
- a CDS encoding SDR family oxidoreductase; the protein is MRLEGKLAIVTGGGAGIGKAIALRLAEEGADVVIGDTDEAAAQAVAAQIQALGSRAAAVRTDVTRKSDIEALVEQTMQLGPVDILINNAGVEEITPLLEIPEEEWDRTLDTNLKGVFLCSQIVARAMIAEGRGGKMVNIGSIAGIMPPRKESHYAASKGAVHVLTRQMALELAPHEITVNAVAPGVIKNGLSTHHSLADPEQAERIAKGIPLGRVGSPLDISHAVLFLVSEEADYITGVVLPVDGGFLLGGMQTG
- a CDS encoding dihydrodipicolinate synthase family protein; amino-acid sequence: MDRTSVDWAGPMPAVTTPFQADGDIDEKSFQSNVERLLGSGATGVVVGGCTGEFWALSHEERKHLSHLAKEAVGSTGTLIVGTGAITRDETVVLTREAEEAGCDGVLILPPYFVQLTDDEIFAHYAAVSDAVGIPIVLYNIPGNAVNALSPSLAGRLAELERVVAIKESSGDWNNYYSTYLEVHERLRVFCGPSSIYGVPAVEMGADGVIDCFPNMWVDALDLFHAPARGDQKRSGEVQARGRKLTDLCTTGGRTLYPATKAAMDLQGLPGGGRPRAPLQPLAGEPLKGLERGLAAHGLL